In Clostridium sp., one DNA window encodes the following:
- a CDS encoding GNAT family N-acetyltransferase, which yields MKNYTIETATKQDLNLIEQGLVQYNLSKVPLAQRKPFIPVNRVLKDSEGYIIAGINSRLYCWNCCYIDILWVREGYRNQRYGSILLKKVEMLIKQNGGYIIHLDTFDFQAKNFYIKHGYKIFGVLEDVPPGHKRYYMSKKL from the coding sequence ATGAAAAATTATACAATAGAAACTGCAACTAAACAAGATTTAAATTTAATTGAACAGGGATTAGTTCAATACAACTTGTCAAAAGTTCCCTTAGCACAAAGGAAACCTTTTATTCCTGTAAATAGGGTGCTGAAAGATTCAGAAGGATATATCATAGCAGGCATTAACAGCAGATTATATTGTTGGAACTGCTGTTATATAGATATATTATGGGTAAGAGAGGGATATAGAAATCAAAGATATGGAAGTATACTACTAAAAAAGGTTGAAATGTTGATTAAGCAAAATGGAGGATATATAATTCATCTGGATACATTTGACTTTCAAGCAAAGAACTTCTATATAAAACATGGTTATAAAATTTTTGGGGTTTTAGAAGATGTCCCTCCAGGACATAAAAGATATTATATGAGTAAAAAATTATAA
- the miaB gene encoding tRNA (N6-isopentenyl adenosine(37)-C2)-methylthiotransferase MiaB: MSTGQIYINQKTFFIETWGCQMNEEDSEKLSGMLKNIGYVRTTEKSNADIIIFNTCCVRENAELKVYGNLGMLRKLKKNNPDLIIAICGCMMQEKNMAEDIIKRFPFVDIIFGTHNSYKFPEYLNRVLQGGKSIIEIQQKEDKIIEGLPIDRENSTKAFVTIMYGCNNFCTYCIVPYVRGRERSRNPENIEGEVQSLVNRGYKEITLLGQNVNSYGKDLNSKVTFAQLLRRLNSIHGLSRIRFMTPHPKDFTDDVISAIADCDKLCEHVHLPVQSGSTGLLKKMNRSYSKEDYLNLVYKIKKAIPDVSITTDIIVGFPGETEYDFQETLSLAEEVQYDSAFTFIFSKRKGTPADEMENQVPDDIKHERFNRLVKIINSFSAKKNKLYEGRIEEILVEGKSKNDSSKLMGRTRTGKLVNFTGKSSSIGKLVNVHITASNSFSLSGEELN; the protein is encoded by the coding sequence ATGAGCACAGGACAAATTTACATAAATCAAAAAACTTTTTTTATTGAAACATGGGGTTGTCAGATGAATGAAGAGGATTCTGAAAAATTATCTGGTATGCTTAAAAATATAGGTTATGTAAGAACTACAGAAAAATCCAATGCAGATATAATAATATTCAATACATGCTGTGTCAGAGAGAACGCAGAACTCAAGGTATACGGAAATCTTGGGATGCTTAGGAAACTGAAAAAAAACAATCCCGATCTGATAATAGCCATATGCGGCTGTATGATGCAGGAAAAGAATATGGCTGAGGATATAATAAAAAGATTTCCCTTTGTTGATATAATATTCGGCACTCACAATTCCTATAAATTTCCAGAATATTTAAATAGAGTACTGCAGGGAGGAAAATCCATAATAGAAATTCAGCAAAAAGAAGATAAGATTATAGAGGGTCTTCCTATTGACAGGGAAAACAGTACAAAGGCTTTTGTAACTATAATGTACGGCTGTAATAATTTCTGTACATATTGCATAGTTCCATATGTAAGGGGGCGCGAAAGGAGCAGGAATCCTGAAAATATAGAAGGAGAAGTACAATCACTTGTAAATCGTGGCTACAAGGAAATAACCCTTCTTGGGCAAAATGTTAACTCCTATGGAAAGGACTTGAATTCCAAAGTTACCTTTGCTCAGCTTTTAAGGCGGTTGAACAGCATACATGGATTAAGCAGAATAAGGTTCATGACTCCACACCCCAAGGACTTTACGGATGACGTTATATCCGCCATAGCTGACTGTGATAAATTGTGTGAACACGTTCATCTGCCAGTTCAATCCGGCTCTACAGGGCTTCTAAAAAAGATGAATAGAAGTTATTCTAAGGAAGACTATCTGAATCTCGTGTATAAAATAAAAAAAGCTATTCCAGATGTTTCTATAACTACGGATATAATAGTGGGATTTCCAGGTGAAACGGAATACGATTTTCAAGAAACTCTCAGCCTTGCAGAAGAAGTACAGTATGATTCTGCCTTTACGTTTATATTTTCAAAGCGAAAGGGAACTCCTGCCGATGAAATGGAAAATCAAGTTCCTGATGATATAAAGCATGAAAGATTCAACAGATTGGTCAAGATTATAAATAGTTTTTCTGCAAAAAAGAATAAATTATACGAAGGTAGAATAGAAGAAATACTTGTAGAAGGGAAAAGCAAAAATGACAGCAGCAAACTTATGGGAAGAACTCGAACTGGTAAACTAGTTAATTTTACAGGTAAAAGCTCAAGTATAGGCAAATTGGTAAATGTTCATATAACAGCTTCAAACTCATTTTCGCTTTCAGGTGAAGAGTTGAACTAA
- the mutS gene encoding DNA mismatch repair protein MutS: MALTPMMQQYLDVKEKHRDCILFFRLGDFYEMFFEDAEIASKELELVLTGRDCGLEERAPMCGIPYHAADNYIGRLVNKGYKIAICEQLEDPALAKGIVKRGIIKIITPGTYTNPLFLEENKNNYISCLYIDYKTRRFSICFSDVSTGEFNCTDSYLNISTILDEISKYNPRELLIQESIQNKMYEDIGTVFNGSYTLLDKEYFDCNSCDILEKQFDNFNPENSTEILTKCCGALLKYIVETQKNSLSHINKIKHYNIIDYMSIDSNSRRNLELTESLIEKKKRASLLWVLDRTNTAMGGRQLRRWIEQPLIDKIKIQMRLNAVEEIMNSISCHEDLKTALRSIYDIERLVGKISSQSVNAKELIFLKNSIEKLPVIKSIISNFNGSLLKDMYSNLDELRDIYDLIDKSIIEEPPVSIKEGNLIKKGYNPEIDELKDIKSNGKEWIASLENSERKETGIKSLKIGYNKVFGYYIEVRKSNLNLVPEGRYVRKQTLANAERYITPKLKEMEDKILKAEDQLINLEYSLFVKIRNTIEKQVDRMQKTAKIISELDCLSSLAAVALENNYCKPEITSKDEISIIEGRHPVVEKMLEKGSFVSNDTNMDIDQNQLLLITGPNMAGKSTYMRQIALIVIMAQIGSFVPAKSAVISICDKIFTRIGASDDLASGKSTFMVEMWEVSNILKNATNKSLVLLDEVGRGTSTYDGLSIAMAVIEYMCKNKKLRCKTLFATHYHELTELEGDIRGVKNYSVAVKEMDEEVIFLRKIVPGGADQSYGIEVAKLAGLPDAVVNRAREILKNLEAKKDTVNIRDAVELKKSSPDAVKEEPAVQMDMLDIERQNILKEISDIDILNMTPMDGFNKLYDIIKIVKSMSK, encoded by the coding sequence ATGGCATTAACTCCTATGATGCAGCAGTATTTAGATGTAAAGGAAAAACACAGGGACTGTATATTGTTTTTTAGGTTGGGAGACTTCTATGAAATGTTTTTTGAGGATGCCGAAATTGCCTCAAAAGAACTTGAATTAGTACTTACAGGAAGGGACTGCGGTCTTGAAGAAAGGGCTCCTATGTGTGGTATACCTTATCATGCAGCAGATAACTACATAGGCAGACTGGTAAACAAGGGTTATAAGATAGCCATATGTGAACAACTTGAAGATCCTGCTCTGGCAAAAGGAATAGTCAAAAGGGGCATTATAAAAATAATAACTCCTGGAACATATACAAATCCTTTATTCTTGGAGGAAAATAAAAACAACTATATATCGTGTCTTTACATAGATTATAAAACCAGAAGATTTTCAATTTGTTTTTCAGATGTATCTACAGGAGAATTTAATTGTACAGATTCATACTTGAATATTTCAACTATTTTAGACGAAATATCAAAATACAATCCTAGAGAGCTACTAATACAGGAAAGCATCCAAAATAAAATGTATGAAGATATTGGTACAGTCTTTAATGGCTCTTATACTCTATTGGATAAAGAATATTTTGACTGCAATTCTTGTGACATCCTTGAAAAGCAATTTGACAATTTTAACCCCGAGAATTCAACTGAAATTTTGACTAAGTGCTGTGGAGCACTTTTAAAATATATAGTAGAAACACAAAAAAACTCTCTTTCACATATAAATAAGATCAAGCACTACAACATAATAGACTATATGAGCATAGACTCAAATTCAAGGAGAAACCTTGAACTCACTGAAAGCCTTATAGAAAAAAAGAAGAGGGCCTCCCTTTTATGGGTGCTGGACAGAACGAATACGGCAATGGGAGGTAGACAACTTAGACGATGGATAGAACAGCCACTTATAGATAAAATCAAAATTCAGATGAGATTGAATGCAGTAGAAGAAATCATGAACAGTATATCATGTCACGAAGATCTTAAAACGGCTCTTAGAAGTATATACGATATTGAAAGGCTGGTAGGAAAAATATCTTCCCAAAGTGTAAACGCAAAAGAGTTGATTTTCTTAAAAAATTCCATAGAAAAACTGCCTGTTATAAAATCCATAATATCAAATTTCAACGGCAGTTTGCTTAAAGACATGTACTCGAATCTGGATGAATTGAGAGATATATACGACCTTATAGATAAATCTATAATAGAAGAGCCTCCAGTATCAATAAAAGAGGGAAATCTCATAAAGAAAGGATACAACCCGGAAATAGACGAACTAAAAGACATCAAGAGCAATGGCAAAGAATGGATAGCATCTCTTGAAAACAGTGAAAGAAAAGAAACAGGAATAAAGTCTTTAAAGATAGGATACAATAAAGTCTTTGGATACTATATAGAAGTAAGAAAGAGTAATCTGAATCTTGTACCTGAAGGAAGGTATGTAAGAAAACAGACTCTTGCAAATGCAGAGAGATATATAACTCCAAAGTTGAAGGAAATGGAAGATAAAATATTAAAAGCAGAAGATCAGCTTATAAACTTGGAATATTCTCTATTTGTAAAAATAAGAAATACTATAGAAAAGCAGGTAGACAGAATGCAGAAAACTGCAAAAATAATTTCGGAACTTGACTGTTTAAGTTCTCTTGCAGCAGTTGCGCTTGAAAACAACTACTGCAAGCCTGAAATAACCTCCAAGGATGAAATTTCCATAATAGAAGGCAGACATCCCGTAGTGGAGAAAATGCTTGAAAAAGGAAGTTTCGTCTCCAATGATACAAATATGGATATTGACCAAAACCAGCTTCTGCTTATAACAGGTCCGAATATGGCCGGCAAATCCACCTACATGCGCCAAATAGCATTGATTGTAATCATGGCCCAGATAGGCAGTTTCGTACCGGCAAAATCTGCTGTTATTTCAATTTGTGACAAAATATTTACAAGAATAGGTGCTTCCGATGACCTGGCATCCGGTAAAAGTACTTTTATGGTTGAGATGTGGGAGGTATCAAACATACTTAAAAATGCCACAAACAAAAGCCTGGTACTTTTAGATGAAGTAGGACGTGGTACCAGTACCTATGATGGATTGAGCATAGCTATGGCTGTAATTGAGTACATGTGTAAAAATAAAAAGCTTAGATGCAAAACACTATTTGCAACTCATTATCATGAACTTACAGAGCTTGAAGGAGATATACGTGGGGTCAAAAATTATTCTGTTGCTGTAAAAGAAATGGATGAGGAAGTTATCTTTTTAAGGAAGATCGTACCTGGAGGAGCAGATCAATCCTATGGAATAGAAGTTGCGAAACTTGCAGGACTTCCTGATGCTGTAGTAAACAGGGCAAGGGAGATTTTAAAAAACCTTGAAGCCAAAAAAGATACTGTGAACATACGCGATGCAGTAGAATTGAAAAAAAGCAGTCCAGATGCAGTCAAAGAGGAGCCTGCAGTCCAGATGGATATGCTTGATATAGAAAGGCAGAACATATTAAAGGAAATATCTGATATAGACATATTAAACATGACACCCATGGATGGTTTTAATAAACTTTATGATATAATAAAAATAGTAAAGTCAATGTCGAAATAA
- the mutL gene encoding DNA mismatch repair endonuclease MutL yields MKRINLLDIKTTNKIAAGEVIERPASVVKELVENSIDSEARDITIEILEGGQKFIRVVDDGTGIHPDDVKKAFMPHSTSKIKLIDDIFKINTMGFRGEALASIASVSKVKLKSRIDNMDCGKEINISGGKIDYFQDTACNTGTAVEVSDLFFNVPARQKFLKSQSRETAYISDIISRLALANSTISFKFFNNGKKSTATFGTGKLIDTIRAIYGKNIYENIIPIEKHGDIASVYGYIGNSEISRGSRNNQSIFVNRRYVKDKSITTAVERAFKSFLTINKFPFFIIFLDIFPEYVDVNVHPSKSEIKFSDSRTIFKFIFDAVHETLRNSLKNSFTIDDVDAEEDIESCRFDHNDNKNIVQLPIDLKSPESVAYNIMDYGNQNIKEASYDNNNNNDTPKVDDSSVSSMEKSELEKNDISLNPDPKFPKLRIIGQFNNTYIIGEAFNIMYLIDQHAAHEKILFEKYKKDMIHGTVISQLLISPVIIELTAYDYSTYTENSELFKRAGFQIELFGGNAVSIREVPVILGNPDVKNLFVDMLENIKNMGSGETWEVKYHLIATMACKAAIKAHDNLSQAEMENLVESLRFIDDPFNCPHGRPTIIKITTTDLEKKFKRIQ; encoded by the coding sequence ATGAAGAGAATAAACTTGCTCGACATCAAAACCACAAATAAAATTGCAGCAGGTGAAGTAATAGAACGTCCTGCCTCTGTAGTCAAGGAACTGGTTGAAAACAGCATTGATTCTGAAGCCAGAGACATAACCATTGAGATACTCGAAGGCGGTCAAAAATTTATAAGGGTTGTAGATGACGGAACCGGTATCCATCCCGATGATGTAAAGAAAGCTTTCATGCCCCATTCTACAAGTAAAATAAAGCTGATAGATGATATATTCAAGATAAACACCATGGGCTTCAGGGGAGAAGCACTTGCAAGCATAGCTTCTGTTTCCAAGGTAAAACTTAAAAGCAGGATAGATAATATGGATTGTGGAAAAGAGATAAATATAAGTGGTGGAAAAATAGATTATTTTCAGGATACCGCCTGCAATACAGGTACAGCTGTAGAAGTATCCGATCTGTTTTTCAACGTACCTGCAAGGCAAAAGTTCTTGAAATCTCAAAGTAGGGAAACTGCCTACATATCAGATATTATATCAAGGCTTGCTCTTGCAAATTCGACAATCTCCTTTAAATTTTTCAACAATGGTAAAAAGTCTACTGCAACTTTTGGAACCGGAAAACTTATTGATACAATACGGGCTATTTACGGGAAAAATATTTATGAAAATATTATACCTATAGAAAAGCACGGAGACATAGCTTCGGTATACGGGTATATCGGCAATTCTGAAATCAGCCGCGGCAGCAGGAATAATCAGAGTATTTTTGTAAACAGGCGCTATGTAAAGGATAAGTCTATAACTACAGCTGTAGAAAGGGCATTTAAATCCTTTTTAACTATAAATAAATTTCCATTTTTTATAATATTTTTAGACATATTTCCAGAGTATGTGGATGTAAATGTTCATCCTTCCAAATCTGAAATAAAGTTCAGTGATTCAAGGACAATATTCAAATTTATATTTGATGCGGTACATGAAACTCTTAGAAACAGCTTGAAAAATTCATTTACCATAGATGATGTAGATGCAGAAGAGGATATTGAATCTTGTAGATTTGATCACAATGATAATAAGAATATTGTACAGCTTCCAATTGACTTGAAATCCCCTGAATCCGTTGCCTATAATATCATGGATTATGGAAATCAAAATATAAAGGAAGCTTCTTATGATAACAATAATAATAATGATACCCCTAAAGTAGACGATTCATCTGTCTCAAGCATGGAAAAATCAGAACTTGAGAAAAATGATATTTCACTAAATCCAGATCCCAAATTTCCTAAATTGAGAATAATAGGTCAGTTTAATAATACCTATATAATAGGGGAGGCTTTCAATATAATGTACCTTATAGATCAACATGCTGCCCATGAAAAGATACTCTTTGAAAAGTACAAAAAAGATATGATACACGGGACTGTAATCTCGCAGCTGTTGATTTCACCAGTAATTATTGAACTTACAGCTTATGATTACTCCACCTATACTGAAAACAGTGAACTGTTCAAAAGAGCTGGCTTTCAAATAGAATTATTTGGGGGAAATGCAGTATCTATAAGGGAAGTTCCCGTAATACTCGGGAACCCTGATGTAAAAAATTTATTTGTAGATATGCTTGAAAATATAAAAAACATGGGTTCCGGGGAGACCTGGGAGGTAAAATATCATTTAATAGCAACAATGGCCTGCAAAGCTGCTATTAAAGCTCATGACAACCTATCACAGGCTGAAATGGAGAACCTTGTTGAAAGTCTGAGGTTTATAGATGATCCTTTTAACTGTCCTCATGGAAGACCTACTATAATAAAAATTACTACTACGGATCTCGAAAAGAAATTCAAAAGAATACAATAG
- the miaA gene encoding tRNA (adenosine(37)-N6)-dimethylallyltransferase MiaA — protein MIDLFILAGPTAIGKTDISIKIAKKLNAEIISADSMQIYKYMDIGSAKIKKSEMQGVIHHMIDVVSPEDDFNVLKYKLMAGRCISKIHDSKKLPMIVGGTGFYINSLIFNYDFTEAHIDKNYRKYLKNLACEKGREYVHALLKDIDPGSFQRLYPNDLKRVIRALEVYKLTGRTMSDFNRENNIYDIPYNVYYFVLTMNREKLYDRINKRVDMMISKGLIDEVKKLKSMGYDSSMQSMKGIGYKEILNYLDGSMSLDKAIELIKQGSRNYAKRQLTWFRKDKRVNWINKDDFKDDAAVSDYIIDKFYSMKNLFKS, from the coding sequence ATGATTGACCTATTTATACTTGCAGGGCCTACTGCAATTGGAAAGACAGATATATCCATAAAAATCGCAAAAAAACTGAATGCAGAGATAATATCGGCAGATTCCATGCAGATATACAAATATATGGATATCGGTTCTGCAAAGATAAAAAAAAGTGAAATGCAGGGAGTTATACACCATATGATAGACGTTGTTTCTCCGGAAGATGACTTCAATGTGTTAAAATACAAGCTCATGGCAGGCCGCTGTATAAGTAAAATACATGACAGTAAAAAGCTTCCCATGATAGTTGGTGGAACTGGTTTTTATATAAACTCCCTTATATTCAACTATGATTTTACTGAAGCACATATTGATAAAAATTACAGAAAATATCTTAAAAATCTTGCATGTGAAAAGGGCAGGGAATATGTACATGCTCTTTTAAAAGACATAGATCCCGGGTCTTTTCAGAGATTATATCCAAATGACCTCAAGAGAGTAATACGTGCACTTGAAGTATATAAATTAACCGGAAGGACGATGAGCGACTTCAATAGAGAAAACAATATATATGATATACCCTATAATGTATATTATTTTGTACTCACTATGAACAGGGAAAAATTATATGATAGAATAAATAAAAGGGTAGATATGATGATCTCAAAAGGACTCATAGATGAAGTCAAAAAGCTCAAGTCCATGGGCTATGACTCCTCAATGCAGTCCATGAAGGGAATAGGTTATAAGGAAATCCTGAACTATCTTGATGGCAGCATGTCTCTTGATAAAGCAATAGAGCTGATCAAACAGGGCAGTAGAAACTATGCTAAAAGGCAGCTTACATGGTTTAGAAAAGACAAGAGGGTAAACTGGATAAATAAAGATGATTTTAAGGATGACGCTGCTGTTTCAGACTATATAATAGACAAATTTTATTCTATGAAAAACTTGTTTAAAAGTTAA
- the hfq gene encoding RNA chaperone Hfq codes for MGKPINNLQDIFLNGARKNKTAVTIHLTNGFQIKGSVKGFDNFTVILDVDGKQMMIYKHAISTITPFKTILFNTIQEGE; via the coding sequence ATGGGTAAACCAATCAATAATTTACAAGATATATTTTTAAATGGGGCAAGAAAAAATAAAACTGCAGTAACCATACATTTAACTAATGGTTTCCAAATTAAAGGTAGTGTAAAGGGATTTGACAACTTTACAGTTATATTAGATGTAGATGGAAAACAAATGATGATATATAAACATGCAATATCTACAATTACGCCTTTCAAGACAATTTTATTCAATACTATACAGGAGGGTGAGTAA
- a CDS encoding aminotransferase class I/II-fold pyridoxal phosphate-dependent enzyme → MLEITKKKLKNIYKIDEDILNLYEKALNDVEDQFKYYDNIREYNQLKVLNALQEEGISESHFTNSSGYGYGDIGRDSLDKVYARIFNSESAIIRPHFVNGTHALGCALFGNLRPGYTLLSVCGKPYDTLHGIIGMDGNKNIGSLKEYGVNYEQVDLKEDGSIDFDSIKSHLENNSSIKLIHIQRSTGYDWRKALLISEIKNIINFVKRINPDLICLVDNCYGEFIDTLEPTDVGADIAAGSLIKNIGGGIAPTGGYIVGREKYVTQASYRLTVPGIGGECGSTFGIMRQLYQGLFFAPHVAIEALKGALLCSRIMELAGFSVLPKYTDKRSDIIQAIKFNDKDKLIKFCKGIQKGSPVDSFVQCEPWDMPGYSDQIIMAAGAFIQGSSIELSADAPIREPYIAYLQGGLTFDHAKIGILIALSNIYNK, encoded by the coding sequence TTGTTGGAAATAACTAAGAAAAAACTTAAAAATATATATAAAATAGATGAAGACATACTGAACTTGTATGAAAAAGCATTAAATGATGTTGAAGACCAATTCAAATATTATGACAATATAAGGGAGTATAACCAGCTTAAGGTTCTCAATGCACTTCAGGAAGAAGGAATAAGTGAATCTCATTTCACCAATTCATCAGGCTATGGATACGGTGACATAGGAAGGGATTCTCTCGACAAGGTATACGCACGTATATTCAATTCAGAAAGTGCCATTATAAGACCCCATTTTGTAAATGGAACCCATGCCCTTGGCTGTGCATTGTTTGGAAACTTAAGGCCCGGTTATACTTTGCTTTCAGTATGTGGCAAGCCTTATGATACACTTCATGGAATAATAGGTATGGATGGAAATAAGAACATAGGTTCTCTTAAAGAATATGGAGTCAATTATGAACAGGTAGACTTAAAAGAAGACGGCAGCATAGATTTTGATTCTATAAAAAGTCATCTTGAGAACAATAGCTCTATAAAATTAATACATATACAACGATCTACTGGATATGACTGGAGAAAGGCACTTCTAATATCTGAAATAAAGAATATAATTAACTTTGTAAAACGTATAAATCCTGATTTGATATGCCTTGTTGACAATTGCTATGGAGAATTTATAGATACACTGGAGCCAACGGATGTAGGTGCAGATATTGCAGCCGGATCTCTGATAAAAAATATAGGAGGGGGAATAGCACCAACAGGCGGATATATTGTTGGCAGAGAAAAATATGTAACTCAAGCTTCCTACAGGCTGACAGTACCCGGAATAGGAGGTGAATGCGGTTCCACCTTCGGGATTATGAGACAGCTTTATCAAGGATTATTTTTTGCACCTCATGTAGCAATTGAAGCCTTGAAGGGAGCTCTGCTCTGTTCAAGAATAATGGAGCTTGCAGGATTTTCCGTGCTTCCAAAATACACAGATAAGCGCAGTGACATAATCCAGGCAATCAAATTCAATGACAAGGATAAATTGATAAAATTCTGTAAGGGAATTCAAAAGGGCTCTCCTGTAGATTCTTTCGTGCAATGTGAACCTTGGGATATGCCAGGTTATTCAGATCAAATTATAATGGCCGCAGGTGCCTTTATTCAAGGATCTTCAATAGAGCTATCTGCAGATGCACCTATAAGAGAGCCTTATATAGCATATCTGCAGGGAGGACTCACATTTGACCATGCCAAAATAGGAATACTCATAGCATTATCAAATATATACAATAAATAA
- the lexA gene encoding transcriptional repressor LexA, whose protein sequence is MLEKKQGSERRLQIYKYIKSYVEQKGYPPSVREICSAVGAKSTSTVHRHLERLEKDGYIKRDATKPRTIEIVENLSNRKEMVNIPIIGTIAAGKPILAVENIEDTFPLPIDYIKNRNQLFMLKIHGESMIDAGILDGDFAIIEKTNSAENGEVIAALIENEATLKRFFKESDHIRLQPENETMEPIIVPDCTIIGRLVGLYREY, encoded by the coding sequence ATGTTGGAAAAAAAGCAAGGTAGTGAAAGAAGACTGCAAATATATAAATATATAAAATCATATGTTGAACAAAAAGGTTACCCTCCTTCCGTCAGGGAAATATGTTCAGCTGTAGGTGCAAAATCTACATCTACTGTTCACAGGCATTTAGAAAGGTTGGAGAAGGATGGATATATAAAAAGAGATGCAACAAAACCTAGAACAATAGAAATTGTAGAAAATCTATCAAATAGAAAAGAAATGGTCAACATACCTATAATAGGTACTATAGCTGCAGGAAAGCCTATTCTTGCTGTAGAAAATATAGAAGATACATTTCCACTCCCGATAGATTATATAAAAAATAGGAACCAACTTTTTATGCTTAAAATTCATGGTGAAAGTATGATAGATGCAGGCATCCTGGATGGAGATTTTGCTATAATTGAAAAAACAAATTCAGCTGAAAATGGTGAAGTAATAGCTGCGTTAATTGAAAATGAAGCAACTTTGAAAAGATTTTTCAAGGAAAGCGATCATATAAGACTTCAACCTGAAAATGAAACTATGGAACCAATAATAGTACCTGATTGTACTATTATTGGAAGGTTAGTTGGACTGTATAGAGAATATTGA
- a CDS encoding tyrosine recombinase XerC, with translation MQYNLEHVYDKALPKCLNDFLNYLGTIRGKSKNTLDGYKIDLTMFFRFLKLYRNLVPENCDFQKIYIADIDNEFLNSVNLSDLFAYISFAEKYRENGAYARARKVASLKSFFKYLYNKSKIISENPADELESPKIDRRNPIYLTLSESKELLKSIDGKFQERDYCMITLFLNCGMRLSELCGINISNIKDDTLTVIGKGNKERTIYLNNACLKALNRYLAVRNLEYDKIKDKDALFISKNYSRINKRSVEMILKKYLKKAGLDDKKYTPHKLRHTAATLMYKYGNVDIRSLQKILGHENVSTTQIYTHVDDEKLREAVNSNPLSDEDDFK, from the coding sequence ATGCAGTACAATCTTGAACATGTATATGACAAGGCGCTGCCCAAGTGTCTGAATGATTTTCTGAATTACCTTGGAACTATACGTGGAAAATCAAAAAATACTCTGGATGGTTATAAAATTGACTTAACAATGTTTTTTAGATTTCTGAAGCTATATAGAAACTTGGTTCCGGAGAATTGTGATTTTCAAAAAATATATATAGCAGATATAGACAATGAATTTTTAAACAGTGTGAATTTGAGTGACTTGTTTGCCTATATATCTTTTGCGGAAAAATACAGGGAAAATGGAGCTTATGCCAGGGCCAGGAAAGTTGCCTCGCTCAAATCATTTTTTAAATATTTATATAATAAGTCCAAAATTATATCTGAAAACCCTGCTGATGAGCTTGAATCTCCGAAAATAGACAGAAGAAATCCTATATATCTTACACTTAGTGAGAGCAAGGAGCTTTTAAAATCAATAGATGGAAAATTCCAGGAAAGAGACTATTGCATGATAACATTGTTTCTTAATTGTGGAATGAGACTTTCGGAATTGTGCGGTATTAACATATCCAATATAAAAGATGATACTTTGACTGTTATAGGAAAGGGAAACAAAGAAAGAACTATTTACTTGAATAATGCATGCTTGAAAGCACTTAACCGATATCTTGCTGTTAGAAATCTAGAATATGATAAAATAAAAGATAAAGATGCCCTTTTTATAAGTAAAAATTACAGTAGAATAAACAAAAGATCCGTAGAGATGATCCTGAAAAAGTATTTAAAGAAGGCTGGTCTTGACGACAAGAAATATACCCCGCATAAATTGAGACACACTGCTGCAACTCTGATGTATAAGTACGGTAATGTGGATATAAGAAGTCTTCAGAAGATACTAGGCCATGAAAATGTATCTACTACTCAGATATACACACATGTAGATGATGAAAAGTTGAGAGAAGCTGTAAATTCCAATCCACTTAGCGATGAAGATGATTTTAAATAG